The following are encoded together in the Daucus carota subsp. sativus chromosome 5, DH1 v3.0, whole genome shotgun sequence genome:
- the LOC108223339 gene encoding splicing factor U2af large subunit A isoform X2: MSDYEGEGDEMNNNNNGSPLLTKINNNGAALDSDSKSQRGSEREISRSRDKERERGSGRDRDRDREREKESSRDRDRDRDRERSRDKGRDRDRDRDRDRHRERDRYRERERSDRTDRGRGRGDEDGSRNSRDDRKRDYDRDSYREERSRNKSESRGRDRSEHRSKSGSPKSRSRSRSKSKRVSGFDMAPPASEMLAGPGAGATENAWSSLGQIPGTTPTIPGMFPNMFSLSTGQATRHARRVYVGGLPPSANEQSVATFFSHVMSAIAGNTAGPGDAVVNVYINHEKKFAFVEMRSVEEASNAMALDGIIFEGAPVKVRRPSDYNPSLAATLGPSQPNPNLNLGAVGLMPGSAGGLEGPDRIFVGGVPYYFTEVQIRELLESFGPLRGFDLVKDRETGNSKGYAFCVYQDLSVTDIACAALNGIKMGDKTLTVRRANQGTTQPKPEQESVLLHAQQQIALQRLMLQQPPAPIGIASKVLCLTQVVTEDELKDDEDYEDILADMKTECGKFGNLVNVVIPRPNPNGEASAGVGKVFLEYVDTESASKARAGLHGRKFGGNQVVAVFYQEDKYLQQDYED, translated from the exons ATGTCGGATTACGAAGGCGAAGGAGACGAAATGAATAACAACAACAATGGATCTCCTCTACTAACTAAAATCAACAACAACGGTGCTGCGCTCGATAGCGATTCAAAATCTCAG CGCGGTTCGGAGAGGGAGATTTCGAGGAGCAGGGAtaaggagagggagagaggaagTGGTCGGGACAGGGATAGGGATCGGGAAAGGGAGAAGGAGAGCAGCAGGGACAGGGACCGGGATAGGGATAGGGAAAGGAGCAGGGACAAGGGAAGAGATCGAGATAGGGATAGGGATAGGGATCGTCATAGGGAACGAGACCGTTACAGGGAGAGGGAACGGTCTGATAGAACAGATAGGGGAAGAGGTAGGGGCGACGAGGATGGCTCCAGAAACTCGCGTGATGACAG GAAAAGAGACTATGATAGGGATAGTTACAGGGAAGAGAGGAGCAGAAATAAGTCTGAATCTCGAGGTAGGGACAGATCAGAGCACAGATCGAAATCTGGATCTCCGAAATCGCGTTCTCGTTCACGCTCGAAAag CAAAAGAGTTAGTGGATTTGATATGGCACCCCCTGCTTCTGAAATGTTAGCTGGACCTGGAGCTGGTGCTACCGAAAATGCATGGTCTAGTTTGG GTCAGATTCCTGGAACCACTCCCACAATTCCTGGAATGTTCCCAAACATGTTTTCGTTATCAACCGGACAG GCTACTAGGCATGCTCGGCGGGTTTATGTTGGTGGACTTCCTCCATCTGCTAATGAACAG TCGGTAGCAACCTTTTTCAGTCATGTTATGTCTGCAATTGCTGGAAATACTGCCGGTCCAG GGGATGCTGTTGTTAATGTTTACATAAACCATGAAAAGAAGTTTGCTTTTGTGGAGATGAGATCTGTCGAGGAGGCCAGTAATGCAATGGCCTTAGATGGCATCATCTTTGAG GGAGCCCCAGTAAAGGTTAGGAGACCAAGTGATTATAATCCATCTTTGGCTGCTACTCTTGGTCCAAGCCAGCCTAATCCTAACTTAAATCTTGGTGCTGTCGGATTAATGCCTGGTTCTGCTGGTGGTCTCGAGGGGCCTGACCGAATATTTGTGGGCGGTGTACCTTACTATTTCACAGAAGTCCAAATTAGGGAGCTTCTAGAATCTTTCGGACCTCTTCGTGGTTTTGATTTAGTGAAGGACAGAGAAACTGGAAACTCGAAAGGATATGCTTTCTGTGTCTATCAGGACCTTTCTGTTACAGATATTGCTTGTGCGGCACTTAATGGGATCAAAATGGGTGATAAAACACTCACAGTTAGGCGTGCTAACCAGGGTACAACTCAACCAAAGCCTGAGCAAGAGAGTGTCTTGCTGCATGCTCAGCAACAAATAGCTTTGCAG AGGCTCATGTTGCAACAACCTCCTGCACCCATCGGTATTGCCAGCAAGGTTTTGTGCTTGACCCAGGTGGTTACAGAAGATGAACTGAAAGACGATGAAGACTATGAAGACATTCTGGCTGACATGAAAACTGAATGTGGCAAATTTG GTAATTTAGTGAATGTGGTTATCCCACGCCCGAATCCCAATGGCGAAGCATCAGCAGGAGTGGGCAAG gtaTTCCTGGAATATGTCGATACTGAAAGTGCATCAAAAGCTCGAGCAGGGTTACATGGAAGAAAGTTTGGTGGTAATCAAGTTGTTGCTGTTTTTTACCAGGAGGATAAATACCTCCAACAAGACTATGAGGATTAG
- the LOC108223339 gene encoding splicing factor U2af large subunit B isoform X3: MPVQAMTQQATRHARRVYVGGLPPSANEQSVATFFSHVMSAIAGNTAGPGDAVVNVYINHEKKFAFVEMRSVEEASNAMALDGIIFEGAPVKVRRPSDYNPSLAATLGPSQPNPNLNLGAVGLMPGSAGGLEGPDRIFVGGVPYYFTEVQIRELLESFGPLRGFDLVKDRETGNSKGYAFCVYQDLSVTDIACAALNGIKMGDKTLTVRRANQGTTQPKPEQESVLLHAQQQIALQRLMLQQPPAPIGIASKVLCLTQVVTEDELKDDEDYEDILADMKTECGKFGNLVNVVIPRPNPNGEASAGVGKVFLEYVDTESASKARAGLHGRKFGGNQVVAVFYQEDKYLQQDYED, encoded by the exons ATGCCAGTTCAGGCAATGACTCAGCAG GCTACTAGGCATGCTCGGCGGGTTTATGTTGGTGGACTTCCTCCATCTGCTAATGAACAG TCGGTAGCAACCTTTTTCAGTCATGTTATGTCTGCAATTGCTGGAAATACTGCCGGTCCAG GGGATGCTGTTGTTAATGTTTACATAAACCATGAAAAGAAGTTTGCTTTTGTGGAGATGAGATCTGTCGAGGAGGCCAGTAATGCAATGGCCTTAGATGGCATCATCTTTGAG GGAGCCCCAGTAAAGGTTAGGAGACCAAGTGATTATAATCCATCTTTGGCTGCTACTCTTGGTCCAAGCCAGCCTAATCCTAACTTAAATCTTGGTGCTGTCGGATTAATGCCTGGTTCTGCTGGTGGTCTCGAGGGGCCTGACCGAATATTTGTGGGCGGTGTACCTTACTATTTCACAGAAGTCCAAATTAGGGAGCTTCTAGAATCTTTCGGACCTCTTCGTGGTTTTGATTTAGTGAAGGACAGAGAAACTGGAAACTCGAAAGGATATGCTTTCTGTGTCTATCAGGACCTTTCTGTTACAGATATTGCTTGTGCGGCACTTAATGGGATCAAAATGGGTGATAAAACACTCACAGTTAGGCGTGCTAACCAGGGTACAACTCAACCAAAGCCTGAGCAAGAGAGTGTCTTGCTGCATGCTCAGCAACAAATAGCTTTGCAG AGGCTCATGTTGCAACAACCTCCTGCACCCATCGGTATTGCCAGCAAGGTTTTGTGCTTGACCCAGGTGGTTACAGAAGATGAACTGAAAGACGATGAAGACTATGAAGACATTCTGGCTGACATGAAAACTGAATGTGGCAAATTTG GTAATTTAGTGAATGTGGTTATCCCACGCCCGAATCCCAATGGCGAAGCATCAGCAGGAGTGGGCAAG gtaTTCCTGGAATATGTCGATACTGAAAGTGCATCAAAAGCTCGAGCAGGGTTACATGGAAGAAAGTTTGGTGGTAATCAAGTTGTTGCTGTTTTTTACCAGGAGGATAAATACCTCCAACAAGACTATGAGGATTAG
- the LOC108222635 gene encoding major allergen Pru av 1-like: MGFASFTDEYTSPVAPSRLFKASITDSHNLIPKLLPQGIKSIELVQGDGGAGSIKQVNFIDGREFNSVKYHIDELSEEKYTYNYTLLEGDALVEKLQKITYEVKFESSPSGGTISKVTSKYYTDGDFMLKEEDIKAGKEKSSVHSLSSDSYL, from the exons ATGGGTTTTGCTAGCTTCACCGATGAGTACACTTCTCCAGTAGCTCCATCAAGGCTCTTCAAGGCATCCATCACTGACTCCCACAACTTGATTCCGAAACTCTTGCCACAAGGCATTAAAAGCATTGAGCTTGTTCAAGGTGATGGAGGAGCTGGAAGCATCAAGCAAGTCAACTTCATTGACG GCCGCGAGTTCAATAGTGTAAAGTACCATATTGACGAGCTGAGTGAAGAAAAGTACACTTATAACTATACATTACTAGAAGGAGATGCCTTGGTGGAAAAGCTTCAAAAAATAACTTACGAGGTTAAGTTTGAATCATCACCTAGTGGCGGTACTATCTCTAAGGTGACAAGCAAGTACTACACTGACGGGGATTTCATGCTCAAGGAAGAGGACATCAAAGCAGGCAAAGAAAAGTCTTCTGTCCACTCGCTCTCCAGTGATTCTTATTTATGA
- the LOC108222664 gene encoding major strawberry allergen Fra a 1.07-like produces the protein MGFASFTDEYTSPIAPSRLFKASIIDSHNLVPKLLPQGIKSIELVQGDGGAGSIKQVNFIDGRNFNSVKYHIDELSEEKYTYNYTLLEGDALVEKLQKITYEVKFESSPSGGTISKVTSKYYTDGDFMLKEEDIKAGKEKVLMMYKVVEAYLLQNPDAYA, from the exons ATGGGCTTTGCTAGCTTCACCGATGAGTATACTTCCCCCATAGCTCCTTCGAGGCTCTTCAAGGCATCCATCATTGACTCTCACAACTTGGTCCCGAAACTCTTGCCCCAAGGTATTAAGAGCATTGAGCTTGTTCAAGGTGATGGAGGAGCCGGAAGCATCAAGCAAGTCAACTTTATTGATG GCCGCAATTTCAATAGTGTCAAGTATCATATTGACGAGCTGAGTGAAGAAAAGTACACTTATAACTATACATTACTGGAAGGAGATGCCTTGGTGGAAAAGCTTCAAAAAATAACTTACGAGGTTAAGTTTGAATCATCACCTAGTGGCGGTACTATCTCTAAGGTGACAAGCAAGTACTACACTGACGGGGATTTCATGCTCAAGGAAGAGGACATCAAAGCGGGCAAGGAAAAGGTACTGATGATGTACAAAGTTGTGGAAGCCTACCTTCTCCAAAACCCTGATGCCTATGCCTAG
- the LOC108223339 gene encoding splicing factor U2af large subunit A isoform X1, whose amino-acid sequence MSDYEGEGDEMNNNNNGSPLLTKINNNGAALDSDSKSQRGSEREISRSRDKERERGSGRDRDRDREREKESSRDRDRDRDRERSRDKGRDRDRDRDRDRHRERDRYRERERSDRTDRGRGRGDEDGSRNSRDDRKRDYDRDSYREERSRNKSESRGRDRSEHRSKSGSPKSRSRSRSKSKRVSGFDMAPPASEMLAGPGAGATENAWSSLGQIPGTTPTIPGMFPNMFSLSTGQFGGLPVMPVQAMTQQATRHARRVYVGGLPPSANEQSVATFFSHVMSAIAGNTAGPGDAVVNVYINHEKKFAFVEMRSVEEASNAMALDGIIFEGAPVKVRRPSDYNPSLAATLGPSQPNPNLNLGAVGLMPGSAGGLEGPDRIFVGGVPYYFTEVQIRELLESFGPLRGFDLVKDRETGNSKGYAFCVYQDLSVTDIACAALNGIKMGDKTLTVRRANQGTTQPKPEQESVLLHAQQQIALQRLMLQQPPAPIGIASKVLCLTQVVTEDELKDDEDYEDILADMKTECGKFGNLVNVVIPRPNPNGEASAGVGKVFLEYVDTESASKARAGLHGRKFGGNQVVAVFYQEDKYLQQDYED is encoded by the exons ATGTCGGATTACGAAGGCGAAGGAGACGAAATGAATAACAACAACAATGGATCTCCTCTACTAACTAAAATCAACAACAACGGTGCTGCGCTCGATAGCGATTCAAAATCTCAG CGCGGTTCGGAGAGGGAGATTTCGAGGAGCAGGGAtaaggagagggagagaggaagTGGTCGGGACAGGGATAGGGATCGGGAAAGGGAGAAGGAGAGCAGCAGGGACAGGGACCGGGATAGGGATAGGGAAAGGAGCAGGGACAAGGGAAGAGATCGAGATAGGGATAGGGATAGGGATCGTCATAGGGAACGAGACCGTTACAGGGAGAGGGAACGGTCTGATAGAACAGATAGGGGAAGAGGTAGGGGCGACGAGGATGGCTCCAGAAACTCGCGTGATGACAG GAAAAGAGACTATGATAGGGATAGTTACAGGGAAGAGAGGAGCAGAAATAAGTCTGAATCTCGAGGTAGGGACAGATCAGAGCACAGATCGAAATCTGGATCTCCGAAATCGCGTTCTCGTTCACGCTCGAAAag CAAAAGAGTTAGTGGATTTGATATGGCACCCCCTGCTTCTGAAATGTTAGCTGGACCTGGAGCTGGTGCTACCGAAAATGCATGGTCTAGTTTGG GTCAGATTCCTGGAACCACTCCCACAATTCCTGGAATGTTCCCAAACATGTTTTCGTTATCAACCGGACAG TTCGGAGGTCTTCCTGTTATGCCAGTTCAGGCAATGACTCAGCAG GCTACTAGGCATGCTCGGCGGGTTTATGTTGGTGGACTTCCTCCATCTGCTAATGAACAG TCGGTAGCAACCTTTTTCAGTCATGTTATGTCTGCAATTGCTGGAAATACTGCCGGTCCAG GGGATGCTGTTGTTAATGTTTACATAAACCATGAAAAGAAGTTTGCTTTTGTGGAGATGAGATCTGTCGAGGAGGCCAGTAATGCAATGGCCTTAGATGGCATCATCTTTGAG GGAGCCCCAGTAAAGGTTAGGAGACCAAGTGATTATAATCCATCTTTGGCTGCTACTCTTGGTCCAAGCCAGCCTAATCCTAACTTAAATCTTGGTGCTGTCGGATTAATGCCTGGTTCTGCTGGTGGTCTCGAGGGGCCTGACCGAATATTTGTGGGCGGTGTACCTTACTATTTCACAGAAGTCCAAATTAGGGAGCTTCTAGAATCTTTCGGACCTCTTCGTGGTTTTGATTTAGTGAAGGACAGAGAAACTGGAAACTCGAAAGGATATGCTTTCTGTGTCTATCAGGACCTTTCTGTTACAGATATTGCTTGTGCGGCACTTAATGGGATCAAAATGGGTGATAAAACACTCACAGTTAGGCGTGCTAACCAGGGTACAACTCAACCAAAGCCTGAGCAAGAGAGTGTCTTGCTGCATGCTCAGCAACAAATAGCTTTGCAG AGGCTCATGTTGCAACAACCTCCTGCACCCATCGGTATTGCCAGCAAGGTTTTGTGCTTGACCCAGGTGGTTACAGAAGATGAACTGAAAGACGATGAAGACTATGAAGACATTCTGGCTGACATGAAAACTGAATGTGGCAAATTTG GTAATTTAGTGAATGTGGTTATCCCACGCCCGAATCCCAATGGCGAAGCATCAGCAGGAGTGGGCAAG gtaTTCCTGGAATATGTCGATACTGAAAGTGCATCAAAAGCTCGAGCAGGGTTACATGGAAGAAAGTTTGGTGGTAATCAAGTTGTTGCTGTTTTTTACCAGGAGGATAAATACCTCCAACAAGACTATGAGGATTAG